A stretch of Caenorhabditis elegans chromosome IV DNA encodes these proteins:
- the npp-8 gene encoding Nucleoporin Nup133/Nup155-like C-terminal domain-containing protein (Confirmed by transcript evidence) produces the protein MINAVLNSDDQLAHAAVFRWLLTKNKTNVILQSKSPFIEFFLVQEINAGRGQKYFDLLWRFYEKSGNYDKAARLLSKLAENDNWKMGLTQRCAYLSHAILCAQSCKDSTVTTNIDELRDRLDVANVQMRIKDALGCSASASARNQEFVRKLDGPILSLQELLLQYVVPFKLHKIKLSLLHCAGMYVEKHIFETWEDIIQDEFTTAQDEGTLCEQLSNTIGELFSVYRDTKYFPREFVIRRILEIGSGGVIGESVQQQRHILPPSFYPLLCKKINLSNCEFLRTASDEFRAGGDAWWTHNSRGQEYITKVVLKMARTVVRELENMPTAHSRRSTARDCLTHILPFIRRSCDVSASLSLQNLGTELTALQNRLSEFSN, from the exons ATGATCAATGCAGTACTCAATTCAGACGATCAACTCGCCCACGCAGCCGTCTTCCGATGGTTGCTGACGAAGAACAAGACGAATGTGATTCTACAGAGCAAATCTCCGTTTATCGAGTTCTTCCTGGTACAGGAGATCAACGCTGGCCGCGggcaaaaatatttcgatcTGTTGTGGAGGTTCTATGAGAAGAGCGGAAATTATGATAAAGCCGCAAGGCTTTTGAgcaaattggctgaaaatgataA ctGGAAAATGGGTTTGACCCAACGATGCGCCTACCTCTCCCACGCAATTCTATGTGCTCAATCTTGTAAGGATTCAACTGTAACTACAAATATTGATGAGCTCCGTGATCGGCTCGACGTGGCAAATGTTCAAATGAGAATTAAAGATGCTCTCGGCTGCTCGGCGTCGGCGTCGGCTCGAAATCAGGAATTCGTCAGAAAACTCGATGGGCCGATTCTTTCACTGCAAGAGTTGCTTCTTCAATACGTTGTACCATTTAAGCTGCACAAAATCAAGCTCTCACTGCTCCATTGTGCTGGAATGTATGTGGAAAAGCATATATTCGAAACGTGGGAGGATATCATCCAAGATG agttcACAACAGCTCAAGACGAAGGAACCCTGTGTGAGCAACTTTCAAATACAATTGGAGAGCTCTTCTCAGTCTACAGAGACACTAAATACTTTCCACGAGAATTTGTGATTCGTCGAATTCTCGAAATTGGTTCAGGCGGTGTTATCGGTGAAAGTGTTCAACAACAACGACACATCCTTCCGCCATCATTCTATCCgcttttgtgcaaaaaaatcaatttaagcAATTGCGAGTTCCTACGCACAGCGTCGGACGAGTTTCGAGCCGGTGGTGATGCCTGGTGGACTCATAATTCTCGGGGACAGGAATATATCACGAAAGTTGTGCTCAAAATGGCGAGAACTGTCGTCAGAGAGCTCGAAAATATGCCTACGGCTCATAGCag aagatcaACCGCTCGTGACTGTCTCACACACATTCTACCATTCATCCGTCGATCGTGTGACGTCTCGGCTTCTCTTTCACTTCAAAACCTTGGCACCGAGCTCACAGCTCTTCAGAATCGGCTCTCCGAGTTTTCCAACTAA
- the Y41D4B.14 gene encoding uncharacterized protein (Confirmed by transcript evidence), translated as MSSYNHYHHHQISHQQQQENQQKCSENGGNSSENVLRQLIFVSIENKMEEEKSGVPAVNYAKKEPGMTKDQHIIRVRDSVEAMLHSIEERLTGRKL; from the exons ATGAGTTCCTACAAtcattatcatcatcatcaaatttcccaccaacaacaacaagaaaatcagcaaaaatgcTCGGAAAATGGTGGAAATTCCAGTGAAAATGTACTCCGTCAGCTGATTTTTGTGTCGATTGAGAATAAGATGGAGGAGGAGAAGTCGGGTGTTCCGGCTGTGAATTATGCGAAGAAAGAGCCCGGAATGACGAAAGATCAGCACATTATTCGTGTGAGGGATAGTGTTGAGGCAATGCTTCATTCAATTGAGGAACGCTTAactg GCAGAAAATTATGA